The following proteins come from a genomic window of Halorussus halophilus:
- a CDS encoding aminopeptidase, which translates to MDERIHRHAEVLVDWSARIKAGDDVVLRVDDGAHDLAVAVAEKLGERGANVLPTYPSKEVEAAYIRGHDGDFEADPEFELAMLERADSVLSLRGQCNTAAEAAAPGDKRAAYKKSRQEARAARLATDWVSTLHPTRAHAQQAGMGYEQYKDFVYEAILRDWEELADEMANMKDLLDEGSEVRLVKEDTDLTMSIEGRSAINSAASVAYGSHNLPSGEVFTAPANPEGEVYFDVPMTHDGVRIQGVHLTFEDGEVTDWSAETGEQALEDVLTTDEGARRLGELGIGMNRGIDRFTDSILFDEKMGDTVHLAVGRAYGSCLPEGEEGNQSAVHVDMITDMSENSWMEIDGEVVQRDGTFRWEDGFEE; encoded by the coding sequence ATGGACGAACGTATTCACCGGCATGCCGAGGTGCTGGTCGATTGGAGCGCCCGCATCAAGGCGGGCGACGACGTAGTACTGCGAGTAGACGACGGCGCGCACGACCTCGCGGTCGCAGTCGCCGAGAAGTTGGGCGAGCGCGGAGCCAACGTCCTCCCGACGTATCCCTCCAAGGAAGTCGAAGCGGCGTACATCCGAGGCCACGACGGCGACTTCGAAGCCGACCCCGAGTTCGAGTTGGCGATGCTCGAACGCGCCGACAGCGTCCTCTCGCTGCGCGGACAGTGCAACACCGCCGCGGAGGCCGCCGCACCGGGCGACAAGCGCGCGGCGTACAAGAAATCCCGCCAAGAGGCTCGGGCCGCGCGACTCGCGACCGACTGGGTATCGACCCTGCACCCCACGCGCGCCCACGCCCAGCAGGCCGGGATGGGCTACGAGCAGTACAAGGACTTCGTCTACGAGGCTATCCTGCGCGACTGGGAGGAACTCGCCGACGAGATGGCGAACATGAAAGACCTGCTGGACGAGGGAAGCGAAGTTCGACTCGTCAAGGAGGACACGGACCTCACGATGTCCATCGAGGGCCGCAGTGCGATCAACAGCGCGGCTTCGGTAGCCTACGGCAGCCACAACCTGCCGAGCGGAGAGGTGTTCACCGCGCCGGCGAACCCCGAGGGCGAGGTGTACTTCGACGTGCCGATGACTCACGACGGCGTGCGGATTCAGGGCGTTCACCTCACCTTCGAGGACGGCGAAGTCACCGACTGGTCGGCAGAGACGGGCGAGCAGGCGCTCGAAGACGTCCTCACGACCGACGAGGGCGCGCGACGACTCGGCGAGTTGGGCATCGGCATGAACCGCGGCATCGACCGCTTCACCGACAGCATCCTCTTCGACGAGAAGATGGGCGACACGGTTCACCTCGCGGTCGGCCGCGCGTACGGGTCCTGTCTGCCGGAAGGCGAGGAGGGCAACCAGTCGGCCGTCCACGTCGATATGATCACCGATATGAGCGAGAATTCGTGGATGGAAATCGACGGGGAGGTCGTCCAACGTGACGGCACGTTCCGGTGGGAGGACGGCTTCGAGGAGTAG
- a CDS encoding aldehyde ferredoxin oxidoreductase C-terminal domain-containing protein encodes MIHAEGPLLTIDVGEREASTTDIDDVLADFIGGRGVATKLAHDRIPFDAAPLGADNSLFFSTGPLQHSQTSFTGRMNCTGLSPLTGGLLSSNAGGFLSRNFTGTGYAAVEVTGQSEELLAIHVTDEGVEFEEVPGLEQATVSETGDAMEERHGFGEDQLVVAGPAGENAIRFASIMTTESRAFGRGGLGAVLGTKGVKCISFEGDSERAVELDLGSVGTDLHRDAATATDNPMKEAGTTSVTEYANMVGALPTRYFSELEFEGAADIGGDAVSEKKYQKGTCSQCAFACKLPTRDEETGLETEGPEYETVMAFGSNAGVDDVVSVMKSNDLCDKLGMDTISCGDVVSAYLAANDEFGNDELIHELVEKIAYREDEGDLLAEGVARCHDELGVENWTVKGLEFSAHDGRHLNGQGLAFATANRGADHMYAEFYSKEYPLVPKEEALDPEGLEGKPPLVAEKENHSAVLDSGVVCKFSRSFMTEERLEGLLDADYEALQEMGAKVVELERHFNNQRGFDREDDTLPYDLPEFESALSEYYDVRGWNDDGTVPEGSVAGGSGAASADD; translated from the coding sequence ATGATTCACGCCGAAGGTCCGCTACTCACAATCGACGTGGGCGAGCGCGAAGCGTCCACGACAGACATCGACGACGTACTCGCCGACTTTATCGGGGGGCGCGGGGTCGCCACGAAGTTGGCACACGACCGCATTCCCTTCGATGCCGCCCCGCTCGGGGCCGACAACAGCCTCTTCTTCTCTACCGGGCCGCTCCAGCACTCTCAGACCAGTTTCACCGGCCGGATGAACTGCACCGGTCTCTCCCCCCTCACAGGAGGACTGCTCTCCTCGAACGCGGGCGGGTTCCTCTCGCGCAATTTCACTGGGACTGGCTACGCCGCCGTCGAGGTGACGGGCCAGAGCGAGGAGTTGCTGGCGATTCACGTCACTGACGAGGGCGTCGAGTTCGAGGAAGTCCCAGGACTCGAACAAGCCACCGTGTCAGAGACTGGCGACGCTATGGAGGAACGCCACGGTTTCGGCGAGGACCAACTCGTCGTCGCAGGCCCGGCAGGCGAGAACGCAATCCGGTTCGCGTCCATCATGACCACCGAGAGCAGGGCGTTCGGCCGCGGCGGACTCGGCGCAGTGTTGGGCACGAAGGGCGTCAAGTGCATCTCCTTCGAGGGCGACTCCGAGAGAGCGGTCGAACTCGACCTCGGGTCGGTCGGCACCGACCTCCACCGGGACGCCGCGACTGCGACGGACAACCCCATGAAGGAGGCCGGAACGACCAGCGTCACGGAGTACGCCAACATGGTCGGCGCGCTCCCGACGCGCTACTTCTCCGAACTCGAATTCGAGGGCGCGGCCGACATCGGCGGCGACGCCGTGAGCGAGAAGAAGTACCAGAAAGGGACCTGCTCGCAGTGTGCGTTCGCCTGCAAACTCCCGACCCGAGACGAGGAGACCGGCCTCGAAACCGAAGGCCCGGAGTACGAGACGGTAATGGCGTTCGGGTCGAACGCGGGCGTGGACGACGTGGTGTCGGTGATGAAGTCCAACGACCTCTGCGACAAACTCGGCATGGACACGATTTCCTGCGGTGACGTGGTCTCGGCCTACCTCGCCGCCAACGACGAGTTCGGCAACGACGAGTTGATTCACGAGTTGGTCGAGAAGATAGCGTACAGAGAAGACGAGGGGGACCTGCTCGCGGAAGGCGTCGCGCGCTGTCACGACGAACTCGGCGTCGAGAACTGGACCGTGAAGGGACTGGAATTCTCGGCCCACGACGGTCGGCACCTGAACGGGCAGGGTCTGGCGTTCGCCACCGCGAACCGCGGTGCGGACCACATGTATGCCGAATTCTACTCGAAGGAGTACCCACTCGTCCCGAAGGAGGAGGCGCTTGACCCCGAGGGGTTGGAGGGCAAACCGCCGCTCGTCGCGGAGAAAGAGAACCACAGCGCGGTGCTGGACAGCGGCGTCGTCTGTAAGTTCTCCCGGAGCTTCATGACTGAGGAACGATTGGAAGGACTACTCGACGCCGACTACGAGGCGTTGCAGGAAATGGGCGCGAAGGTCGTCGAGTTAGAGCGCCACTTCAACAACCAGCGGGGCTTCGACCGCGAGGACGACACCCTGCCGTACGACCTGCCTGAGTTCGAATCTGCGCTCTCGGAGTACTACGACGTTCGGGGCTGGAACGACGACGGGACGGTGCCGGAGGGGAGCGTTGCGGGTGGTTCTGGCGCGGCGAGCGCGGACGACTGA
- a CDS encoding thiolase family protein yields MADDTTPVIAKAIRTPQGKQDGVFADVRSEDLSIPLVDTILEETGLTGEHVDDLMWGVAQQRDEQDNNVARIIALLSDLGESVPAASINRWCASSMQALISASDAIRAGQRDVIIAGGVENMSRVPMGGGYQGRSIHPRMSEEYNLPALQMGMTAEEVADRYDVPREAQDEYAARSHQRAAEATEKGYFDGQIVPIETEEGVVEEDEGIRPDTDPETLAGLPSVFVGDGSVTAGNSSQIADGAAATLVTSKAFAEDHGLEIMATVGDNNVAGVDPSVMGIGPVPATQGLLERTGESIEDFDLVELNEAFASQTVYSKNELGVDDDKFNVNGGAIAFGHPLGASGARLPVTLIHEMIRRDVNKGLATLCVGFGQGAAITFER; encoded by the coding sequence ATGGCAGACGACACCACTCCAGTCATCGCGAAAGCCATCCGAACGCCGCAGGGCAAGCAGGACGGCGTCTTCGCCGACGTGCGGAGCGAGGACCTCTCGATTCCGCTCGTGGACACCATCTTAGAGGAGACCGGACTGACCGGCGAACACGTGGACGACCTCATGTGGGGCGTCGCCCAACAGCGCGACGAGCAGGACAACAACGTCGCGCGAATCATCGCGCTCCTGTCGGACCTCGGCGAGAGCGTTCCGGCGGCGTCCATCAATCGCTGGTGTGCGTCCTCGATGCAGGCACTCATCAGCGCGAGCGACGCCATCCGAGCGGGCCAACGCGACGTAATCATCGCGGGTGGCGTCGAGAACATGTCCCGCGTGCCGATGGGCGGCGGCTATCAGGGCCGGTCCATCCACCCACGGATGTCCGAGGAGTACAACCTCCCGGCGCTCCAGATGGGGATGACCGCCGAGGAGGTCGCCGACCGCTACGACGTGCCCCGCGAAGCACAGGACGAGTACGCCGCGCGGAGTCACCAGCGCGCCGCAGAGGCGACCGAGAAGGGCTACTTCGACGGCCAAATCGTCCCCATCGAGACCGAGGAGGGCGTCGTGGAGGAAGACGAAGGCATCCGACCCGACACCGACCCAGAGACGCTGGCCGGACTCCCCTCCGTCTTCGTCGGCGACGGCTCCGTCACGGCAGGTAACTCCAGCCAAATCGCGGACGGCGCGGCCGCCACGCTCGTCACGAGCAAGGCCTTCGCCGAGGACCACGGCCTCGAAATCATGGCGACCGTCGGCGACAACAACGTCGCTGGCGTGGACCCGAGCGTCATGGGTATCGGCCCCGTCCCGGCCACGCAGGGCCTGCTTGAACGCACTGGCGAGTCTATCGAGGACTTCGACCTCGTGGAACTGAACGAGGCGTTCGCCAGTCAGACGGTCTACTCGAAGAACGAACTCGGCGTGGACGACGACAAGTTCAACGTCAACGGCGGCGCAATCGCCTTCGGTCACCCGCTCGGTGCCTCCGGCGCGCGTCTGCCCGTGACGCTGATTCACGAGATGATTCGCCGCGACGTGAACAAGGGTCTCGCGACGCTCTGTGTTGGCTTCGGGCAGGGCGCGGCGATTACGTTCGAACGCTAA